GTGTAAGCTAGAGCCTGTTACTTTATGATCTTCCTAAATTACCTTTCATAGATAACTGCCTATATCTCCTTCCACCTCTCTCATAACTACCCACTGCGAAATAATAGTCTATTTGTGCATTTTAATTATATGAATGTGAATTTTCTATTTatgtattaaaaaaatataaaatcaatttttataaaaattatttcaaccaatatctttaaaaaaatttttaatattttttgtagTTGTACACACATCGAGTGTGCCTTGAACACTAGTTGATATAGTTTCAATGATTATCTGTTAGGATTTGAAGTTTTTCGaggattttttctattttttctgtATAGTTTGTGTTTGCTTTTGCTCATAGCTTGTGATTACTTTTCCTTGTAATTTCTAGCTGTTGCATAGATTGTAAACCTCTCTTGCAGGTGCTTCATCAATGATCAATAAAAATTAATGAGCTTAACCCCCCaccccccttccccctccccaaaaaaaaaagagaaacaaaaggatTTGAATTGAAGAGGAAATTGTTGTAAAAATACCTGTGTATCACTATCAGTATGGCATGCTATAATACTATGTCATGTGGTGAATATTCACAATTATCTTAAAATAAATATCTTTTTTGATTATGCATATTAGGAGGCCTCTGCATCTCATGTAGCATCAGCAGCTACACTTTCAGTGGGTTTTATGGAAGCTTTGGGTGCTATATTCCAGAATTTCAGCAACAACTACAGGTGAGCTTATGCATCCATGCATGCATTTCTGCATTCTGAAATATGGTGACAAACTGGGAGAAAATAGTCTTCTGTTCTTATTATAGGAAGGCTGTTTCAAGTGTACGCACATTTGTTTGCTCCATATGTCGCTCTATTTTTTTCACCTTATATAAGTATAATATGTTTCTTTGCATGGCTTTATTGCATTTGAAGGTATACATGAATGTTTATGGAATTATTAGACTAAGGTGTATTAATATAGGCAGTTGCTTTTGAACCCTCTTGTTTTCCATAATGCATCCGTTGTCTTGTTTTTCGTGACCTTATCCTTGGAATTGAGACCTCCAACTGCCATTATGCTCAACAAAAGCATTTATTTAAAGGTTAGAAAAGTCTGGCTGTACAGGTGAATTTGATAAATTATCTTAACAATCTTGATGATGTCTAAAATTATGTAATGGCCTGATTATTAAATTGTGAAACAATTATATTCTTGCTCCAATCTGTTAATTGTGGTACAACTGGCAAGGTTAAGGAAAATCTGTTAAGAAACATCTGTTAATTGTGGCAATCATTAAATTGAGCAGAATTTAGTTATCCATACTATTTTGCTGTCTCTTAAAGCGATATTTTGTGAGAGAAGTGGCATCGTATTTGGGATGTTGAGTTCGACGTTCTAAACAAAATAGGAATTTATTTAATAGATGATACCAATTGAGTACATGAATCTAGCACTTTCTAGTACTTGCTTATTATTATTGGCGGATGTGATCCCCAAATTGTTTTTTATCTTTGCTCTGTAGTTCTGAGGATGCTTCCGGTTTCTTTGTTTCACTGCTCTTTGGTCTTGGCCCATTGCTTGGAGGATTCGCCCTTGTTGCATTTGCTCTTGCTCTTCGTCTTCAGCATGCTCTCCTAACTGGGGTAGCTTCTGGTGTTGCCTTTATTCTTGGTGCCTGGCGGCCAGTACAACTGCTTCTTTCTTCGAAGATGGGGATTTTCCCCCTTATGCTGCTTCTTGCAGTGGGCTCTGCATTTGTCCATATAACTACTTCCAGTGCTTTAAAATTTGGAGGTCGGAAGCGCACTTCAGCTGATACATTATCTGCTGCAACTGGCATTCAAGTTAGTGCTCTTACCCTTCAGTCAATCTTGTGTTGTATGGCTGTTGCCCTTCATGCTCTTCCTGAGGGGCTTGCCTTAGGAGTTGCTGCACCTAAAGCATATGGGCTTGGTCAGTACATGGTGCTTCCTGTCTCCTTGCATGGTCTTCCTCGGGGTGCTGCTGTAGCTAGCTGCATTTTTGGGGCAACCGACAGCTGGCATGGCTCTCTTCTAGCTGCTGCTCTAATTGGGTTTGTTGGTCCGTTGTCTGCAATTGGAGCTATACTTGGAGGAATTGACTACAGTGGTTTGGACCACTTAATGGTGCTTGCATGTGGGGGATTACTCCCATGTTTCGGGAGTATTGTAAAAAGGGCAGTAAAATTAGACAAAAGAAGAACCGTATCGGGCTTGATAGTAGGCGTAGGATTTGCCAGCATCTGCCTAACTTTCACCAAGTTGGTGTGTTTGCACACACCTTATTGCAATTCTGCACCTGAGGCTGTGAGATGATACATGATGGAACtgctgtatatatatgtattgcTGCAGATTGGACGAGAGAACTTGTGACCAGTGCCTAGATAGTAGTAGTACTTAGGCTGGTTCATTCATCAATGCAAAAGCTCATTGAGCTGATTTTGTTAAACTTACATTTATTTCCACTGCTTTGCAAAAAGAGGGTATTACAATTATACAGCAAAGTAGGTGTTAAACTGTTTTGCCCTCTAATTGCAGGCATCACCAATTGACTTTATAGTCCCCTTTCAAATGAAAATGTGTAGTTATTTCCCTCTTAGTTAAATTGCTATATATGCACTGCCTTATTTTGGACAACTGCGTAAATTACTTCTGCTTCTGCAGCATTGCCATTTTTCTGCCTTGCATGGAACCTTGGTCATGTCTTGTGGCAACAAGAAGTAAGCGGTCCTGGGTGCAAATCTTGGAAGTTACATGGCTAATGAGACAATCTTGCAGATGTGACCGTCCTTGCTAGTACAGAATTAAGAGAAATTTCTCCTGTTTTCATGTGTTGGCAGCGTATTTTTGTATTCAATCAGTTGTCACTCTTGGTCACGGAAACCTAGATGAGAATTTCTGAAACAAGATGATGGAAAAGCTGTATATTTCCCTCAATTCTTGGCGAGGTAAGCTGATACATTCTCCTCAAATCCGGAAGCATATGCAGTACCTGCTTAGTCCCAGAAAGCTGCCAAAAATAGAATCTGAATGTTCTGATCCATCCAAAAATAGAAATCACCAAGTGTCATCTATAATGCTGACAAGTTTACTAGAGTAactttttaagttttggatatatAATCATATACTCCTTTAAGCATGTAGTAAAAGAGTTTCTGTCATAAAGCTGTAATTCCAGAATTACAATGGTTACTAACTGTATTTCACAACAGGAAGTATCTATTAAATATGATCAATGTGCAAGACAATTAGACTTTTGATTGATAATGATAAATTAGACTTTAATAGTACAGAAAACAGTTTAAGACCAGATCAAATCCACCAAATACCACTTTGGTGATACAGACTAATGTCTTGCATCTACAGACTTGGAATGTTAGAAGAAAAGAACTAAAATACTAAAGAAAAAGActtaagaaatatatatatatatattgaagaaaTTCACCCCTATTACGTTTTCGCTTATTGTATAATTGTAACATATAGAGCCATAGAAGGGATTGGGTAATGGATTTTCTGCCACTTTAATCTGTTACTGGGGTCTGGCATGCGATATCGTGGGCAGGATCACACAAAGAGGCCAGCAAGCAAAGGTGCTGTTTTCTTCTTGCAGAAAATCCAACTGCCTCGCTCATGTCTAAACCATTGGAATGGAGGCTAGTTGGGAGTTTCCAGTCAAAATGATAGAGCAAAAGAGCTAATGGAAGCTCAATATTAGGCATAGCAAATGAAATTCCTGGGCACATCCTCCTTCCTGCACCAAAAGGGAGATACTCAAAGTGAGTTCCAGTGAAATCAATGGAGCTGTTTTCGAATCTCTCGGGTCTAAAACTCTCTGGATCATCCCAATACTCAGGGTCCCTTCCTATTGCCCAGACATTAACTATAACTCTGGTCTTGATGGGGATTATATATCCGTCTATTTCACATTGCTCCCTACATTCTCTAGGGAGTAAAAGTGCAGCAGGAGGGTGTAGCCTTAGAGTTTCTTTAACGACCAACTTCAGGTACTCCAAGTCTTGAACATCAGTTTCTTCAATTGTTGTTTTCTTTCCCATAAAGGCTCCCCTTATTTCAATCTGTGCCTTGGCCATCACATATGGATTTCTGATCATCTCAGCCATCGCCCATTCAACAGCTGCGGGTACATTTGCAAGGCCACCTGTAAACAAGTCCTGCATTTGTGCTAAATTTCTTGGTCACAAACTGCACATGGAAATCACAATTGAAGGCAAAAGGCAAAAAGAATTTCATGACATGTACTTACAATCAGAACAGCTTTGATATTGTTGTTGGTGATTGGAATTTgaagatcaccactttcttttACTCTTAGTAGAACATCACTTAGATCTTCATCGCTGGATTCTCCCATGCCCTTTCTCGTTCTTGCTAAGTTATCAACACGCTCAGCAATTATGTTGTCGAAAATTTTATCAATCTTTTGGTGCATCTTCATGAATTTAGTACTCACCCGACTAAAGGGATGAAGCATCTTGTATGACGGAAAAagatcagaaacatcaaaagtacTTACAACGGGCAGTGCTTGCTTCAAAACCTGTACGAATGTATCTTTATGCCATCTGCTTACTTTCCCGAATGCTGCTCTAAAAACCATGGAGCTCGTGTAGGAGGACAGTTTTTCAGTTAAATTGATTGGAGCTCCAGCAACAGATAGAGCCTGGATAGATGAAATGAGATGCCAAGCCTCATCTTGCATGATAGAGCCAAATGATCGGACTTTCTCAGCACCAAGGAGCTCCATGGTGCATATTTTGCGCATTTGTCTCCAGTAAGGACCGTATGGGGAACCAGCTATGTTTGTACTGTCATAGCAAACAATCTTGGAAGCTAGAATTTCTGCCCTATCTGACAATGCAAGATCATGAGTTTTCAGAATCTCTCTAGCTAAACGTGGTGATGATACCacaattgaagaaatctccCCCAACTGAAGGTGCATCAGAGCACCATGTTTCTGAGCTAATTTTGCAAGAGCACGATAGGGTGGGGAACCTAGCAAATGATGCAAGTGTCCCACAAAAGGGAGCTTCCATGGAGATGGGGGTAGCTTCTGGGATGCTTTTGATCTCTTGCGTTTCTTGATTAAAGCTGTAACAACGGCTAGAAGAAGAAAACAAGCTATGAAGTTGGAGGTAAGATCCATCATCTTTCTACCTTTTATTATGCTATTGGACTAAGCCAAGCTAATTGGTTAAATAGAAGATCCTTCTGTTCTCAAGGAAGTGAGGATTCCAACTCTCATAGGCAGTAGGGAAGAGAAGATGCACCATATATTTTCAGTATGCGTGGGGTGGCTTTAAATCCTTAGTTGTGAAAGTTTTGGATCCAATTCAGTCGCCCAAATGAGACACTGTCACATGGTTTCCACTAACTCAGCTTATAtgtaaaatcaaaaaaattgtcACGTAACGAGATTAGTGAATTTAACATGGAAAGGTTTTTTATGTCTATGACTAAATTGCGATTGAATATCCGCAACCGAGGAGTTGAAGCCGCCACGGGAAAGATACAGAAAATAACTAACTAGAAGTCTTCAAATTAATAATAATGCAAAGTAACTAGAGATGCATACGAGTCAAATTTAATCGAGTAGCTCGCGAGCTTGTTCATTCAAAACTTGAGTTCGAACTCACATTGACCGAGTTCGAGTTTGAGTTTAATATGTGAAATTCGAAAGTTCGTCAAGCTTAATCGAATTCAATCGAACTTcacatataaatattttttaaaatttttttatttattagtatgaaatatttattttgtcccttgtttaaaattatataaaatataaactTATATTTCTTAAACTCAATAGGCTCGATTAGGTTTGATTAGACTCGATTGGGCTCGATAAGGAATACAAAATAAAATCGAACTAGAGTCGTGTACTACTCATCTCGATTGGATTCGATTACACCTCTAAAAGTAAATGTCTTTCAGTTAACTTGCTTTTTCagtttatataaaatataaactTATATTTCTTAACCTCAATAGGCTCGATTAGGTTTGATTAGACTCGATTGGACTCGATAAGGAATACAAAATAAAATCGAACTAGAGTCGTGTACTACTCATCTCGATTGGATTCGATTACACCTCTAAAAGTAAATGTCTTTCAGTTAACTTGCTTTTTCTCCACGGAagaggtttttcaattttcccaAACTTATGAAGATTATCATGCCGACATCTTTGCATTACTTCTATATTCTACTACTTGAGTGTACAAAAATCCTAGTCGTCCATTTGATTGTTTGCCCTCAATTGAGATAATACAATGCTTACAAGGAACAGGAACATTTATTTATAGTCATTTATCGTGCAATTGTTAAATAACATTTATTAGTAGTCATTCATCAACAAGAACATCTTATTATTAGGGGGTAATTTTAGATACCTCCCTTTGGGGTTTTTGACTATTTCATTGGCCTTCCTCcaagttttgaaaattacactaacctccatTGACATTAATTATCTTGTAACAttaaaatccaaccaataattaTATCCCACAAACTCGAGATTAATTATAACACTTGTGTTATAATTTGGGATACTGTTTGTTTACACTAAATGTTGTAAAAATTACAATAATCATTCTATGTTGTAACATTATTATTGTACCAAATTTGTGGGATATCACAATAATGGTACAACAATAATGTTACAATAATGACAAGTTTGGTTCATCGTTTTATCTTGTAACATTATTGTTGTACCAAAATTACATTATTGTTGTAACATTAAGTATGTAGTAAAAGAGTTCCTGTtgtaccaaattttcacaaattAATTATTGTTGTAACATACCAAAACTGTCTTGCACAAATGTTGTACCAAAATTACAATAATGGTACAACAATAATGTTACAATAATCACAAATTTGGTGTATCGTATTATCTTGTCACATTAAGATCCAACAAATAATTATATCCCAATAATTATGTACACTTATGTTATACTATTGTACAATTTACAAATTGTGTTATACTGAACAAATTGTAGAGTTCAAATGTACAACAGTATAACACAAGTGTACACCAAATTATATCCCAATTCAAATCAACAACTGCACATATTAATACCTGACATAACCATACTTACCTTGATCTCTCAAAGCAATATTTGCACAAAAGAATTCTCAACGCAAACATTGGCAGGCTCTTAGAAATCAAAGGTAAACCACATTATCATAATCTTACATTTtggaaatttcaagttttggcCAAATTCTTGCCTTTGACTGTCAAGAAAGATCTATAATGGTTCTAGTTTGGGTTCTTTACCGGTCATGTCTGTCCAAATAGAGTTCTTCAGATACACAACTGCACGATTGGTTTCCATCCTTACTTATCTGCATCATTCCCTACTGATAAattcacttttcatgtgacctgcTTAAATTTACATCGATCGAAATTCATACGCAAATGAGACCCAACAGCTCAGAAATCTCAGAAACAATAATAGGATCGCTTGTCAACTGAGTTAGACTGAACTGAACCTGCCATCTTCTGCCAGCATTTTTTTAGCCTGAAAATCATAATCTGGAATCCTTTTGGATGATACGTTAGACTAAAGGACTCAGACTGAGAAAGTGACATCTAACTCTTTTCTTCTaagattaatcttctatacactgataatatatacactattatCGTTAGATACATGACAATTaatatgaatttaaaattcaaattttatacatGTATTGTAATGTAACtatgataatatatataatatcaatgtatatataagaCTAACTCTTCCTTTCATAGTTGATTATTGAGGGATCAAGGAAGATCTTTCTTATTTAATCATTGACAGAAGTATCAAAATTCcctcgttttttttttccccaaccaTAAAGCAGTTGGATTAGCTGGTGCAACTCTATGTAGTCCAAAAACCTCCATGTTTAGGATTTGCTGAtatccttccattagtctaCTCCCAACAGTAGTAGACACCGTCTCCTCTCATCCTTCTTCTTCTCTCCTCTCCTCTTCCACTATCACTATTTAGCTCCCTTGCGGTGGAGGAAGCAGCGGCAGCAGCTTCTGCCAAAGGGATCACACTCATCTGCATATCTGCCAACAGGGATTCAGTCATGTGCATTACCTTTTTCTTCCATCTCCTTTCAAAATTCCAATATGATGATTCTTTGTAAtggattgaaattttttttctcgCCACATTAAAATCGTTACGAAAATCCTTATAGTCATTGTCCTCTTTCTCAAGAAAAGTTAAAATaggcttttaaaattttttggttaTGATAAAAAAGGTTTCAAGAAAATCCAAATTTATGCCCAAAATCACAAAACAAATCtggacaaaattaaaagaaaaaagaaaactgaaGATTGGATTCCAGATAGATTTGGGGGAAGAAAGCAAATAAGAAATCTTAATCTATTGCAAGTTGATTTGTTTCTTGTCGCAATGGTAACATTTCTATAACCTAAATTATCTTatgttggatccttaatccaacgttggacttatatgtgaatgaTTATATGTTGCAAACTATCAAATAAGGTTAAGTCCAATTAAAGTAATCAAATATGGTTTGGGTTCAATGTATTTAATAGGGTGTGGGTCTTTAATGTGTAGAAACTTAACGGTATTTCCTATTTATATGATAGGTTGAAATAGGAAtccaaaaggtaacatgaatgttatctataaataggATTATGGTCCACAGGTCACACATTTTCTTATTGTCATATTTTCTAGTACTATAAAATAACTCTTTCCTAATATTCCATTGTCAGGAAAAATATCAGAGAGAAATTAAAGGGCTCTCTCAAGAATTGGCAAATACGTGTGAACTTGGAAGGCCACCCAAAAATCTCTAGAGATTCAAGCACCAGTTTGTCAACATGAATTCAGGTACATTTCCACAATTTTACCGTTAATTTAAttcttaataatcgccatatAGATTTTGGGTTTAATAGGTGATAGTTTTCACCAAAAGTTGAATATAAACAACCACTCTaataagtggtatcagagcaaaatATGgttaattattaaaaaataatttgtaGTCTTTGAAAGTTTCACCTTAAAGATtgtaaattatgtttggaacctgagttttttgggagtttgtctaaaactttactgtagtgcactgtagaagtttttgaaaaaattttgtagaagttttgttaggtgaaaaattttgtaaaagtttttgtaagatgaaaaacttttttttttctttttttctttccctttctttttctttttctttttcttttttttttctttcctctctttttcttcttcttcttcttccccgttACCTCCACCACCCCTAGCTGCAACTCCACCTCCCgccgcccccctctgccccttccccctccccccaccTTCCCTCTCTCCCCCGCCGTCCCCCTCTCCCCGCAGCCTCTCTCTCCcccgccttccccctccccccgccgccTCTCTCTCCCCCATCTTCCCCCCCCCCGCAACCCCTCCCCCCGCCTTCCCTCTCTCCCCGCAGCCTCTCTCTACCCCGTCTTCCCCCCCgcagcccccctctgcccctccCCCCGCCTTCCCTCTCTCCCCCGCCGTCCCCCTCCCtgcccccttccccctccccccgccgccTCTCTCTCCCCCATCTTCCCCCCCCgcagcccccctctgccccttccccctaaccccgccttccctctctcccccgccgcccccctctgccccttccccctccccatCTACCCCCCTCGCCGCCCCTCTCTGCGCCACCCCCCTCTGCGCCAGAcgtaagagagaaaaaaaaagacaatggAGGATGATGGcaggggaggaagagggggagagggaaaaaaatggggaaaaaaaaaaagaccggcACCGGCACCGGAAATTGGTGACGGAGCCGGCAATGGAGGTGGTGgtgagggaggaagaagaagaaaaggggaagggaatttttttttgttgtgttttggatattttaagtgtgtaggttaaaaactttgataagttttttggggttcctgtagcaaaagttgttaaaaaactagttttatacaaacttgataaaaaaccaagcttccaaacaggccctatgAGTGGTCTATTCCtgtgttgtttgtaaagaatcggtcaataaaaaaaaaggtttgcTTGTTCCAGAAGAATTGACAAATCATGTTGTGATTCTTAAGTTTATTTGTATCCAATTAGTTTGTTTGATATAATGGCCGATTGACCTTTACATCTGGAGAATTCAGCTTAGCATACTATGACTAGTTGGCACGTGTTTCAGGATCTTAATTGATTGTTAAGTAGTTTGTCCTTTTCTTATCTCAAATAGAAAGCCGAAACAGAAAGCCGAAATATGAAAGAACATGACTTTCTAGTGGGCCATTGTCTTACTATGCTGAAAGTCGAAAGCCAAAATAGTTTTTTGCTGTGACTTTTCATTATGCCCTTGGTCAAGTTATGAATTATGTCTCTTTGGCTTCGGCCAAGTCCCACTAACCAAACTTTGGTTATTTGCTGTGATGTTGTAGTTGACCAATTCATTGTTTATGAATCTAgattgatattcaatatgatcCTTTGTACTCAATTTATTTACAATTGGATTCTTTGGCTGGTTTCCTTACTTATCAATATTTATGttaagaaaattagggtttctatgaTTTGAGTGAACCCTAATAAAGATAAACAAGACATTTAACCCTTACAAAAGTTAATATGTTTGGTCCACTAAATATATAGTTTTATAGAGTTTTATGGActtcaagaaaattttggacttgaatgataaATTTGGGTCAAATTATGAATATGGACTTTTGGTCCAATAAGTCTTGATCCAGTTAACTGGTTTGATCAGGTTTGACTACATTTTTAACCAGAGTTGACCAAAGttgattttgatcaaaatttttgtgaaatttgtgtaatttaaatttgaatatttgtatgattatatatattttagaataaattaattgaaacaatatGCCACCAAAGTGACATCTATtgtgaaaattaatttattttggaaTATAACTAGTTGAGTACTTGTGATTTTGTGAATATTGATCGGACCAAAGGAAGGtcaatatttaataaaattacatgtgCACTTGTGATAATAAACATATGATAATTATTCAAATTTTTACATGTGAATTATAAATTAacccaaagaaaaatttatttttggacATGTTATTATTGCCAGTGTTTATTACTGCGTCAGGATATcacttaaaaattaatatttttgtccaaaaataaaatattaatgaaACATCGATATTTTGAGATGGAATtacttttatttgaatttattattatgGTGGTCTATGTgagtttgttttaattatattaTGTTTTCTATTCAGTTACGAATGATTTTACAAATATTACCAACATCAATGATATTCCTATGCTGAATGGCACAAATTTTaaatcttgaaaaaaaaaatctcttgatAGTATTTGGAGTAATGGATCTCGACTTTGTGTTAAGAGATGATTTTTCTCCACCTCTTACAGATTAGAGTACCTCTgatgaaaagaaagataaggaaAGGTGGGAGAGATCAAATTGCTGGTGTTTGATGATCATTAAAAAAATCGTTCCAGAAGCATTCAGAAGAACAATGTCAGAAACGACAGTAACCGCTAAAAAGTTCCTTCAAGACATTAAAAAAGGTTTGTCAAGAACGAAAAGATTGAAATTAGTACGCTCTTGATACACCTAGTTTCAATGAAATATAGTGGTAAAAGTAATATCAAAAAATATATCATGGAGATGTCTCATcttgtttcaaaattaaatgcacTTAAATTGGTATTCTCTGTGAAGAGTTACTAatgcatttgattttaatatctcttcCTACACAGTTTAGCTAGTTTAAGGTGAGTTACAACTGTCAAAAAAAGATTTAGCTTCTAAATGAGCTCATCTCACACTGtgtagaaaaagagaaaaggttgAAGTAAGATCAGACAGAGAGTGCTCATCTGATCTCAAtcactaataataaaagcaAGGAACTTAAGAGAAATAAGGATAAAAAAGCTGCAGGTACGGCACCACAAaagaaataacaaaagaaatcagTTGATCAGGAAAAGAATAGTTGTTTCTTCTGTGGAGCTGAAGGGTATAAAAAGAAGCATTGCACCAACTATCACATCAGCGTGTCTATGCAGGGTTATCTGAATTATCGAAAATCTAATGATAATGAAAAATATATCTACATGGG
This portion of the Coffea arabica cultivar ET-39 chromosome 2e, Coffea Arabica ET-39 HiFi, whole genome shotgun sequence genome encodes:
- the LOC113732275 gene encoding putative zinc transporter At3g08650 encodes the protein MTKIALGLRHVLLLLLFVAIFNCHVTSETEQETSRSVRTAPLKNADTGVIDGSGVEHAIGSDRTGEWKGGNSRVSVSTVAIFTLAMAAATGLGAVPFFFVELDPQWSGICNGMAAGVMLAASFDLIQEGQDHGSGSWVMLGILAGGIFIWVCKKILEQYEEVSMLDIKGADAAKAILVVGIMTLHSFGEGSGVGVSFAGSKGLSQGILVTLAIAVHNIPEGLAVSMVLTSRGVSPQKALMWSIITSLPQPIVAVPSFICADAFNKFLPFATGFAAGCMIWMVVAEVLPDGFKEASASHVASAATLSVGFMEALGAIFQNFSNNYSSEDASGFFVSLLFGLGPLLGGFALVAFALALRLQHALLTGVASGVAFILGAWRPVQLLLSSKMGIFPLMLLLAVGSAFVHITTSSALKFGGRKRTSADTLSAATGIQVSALTLQSILCCMAVALHALPEGLALGVAAPKAYGLGQYMVLPVSLHGLPRGAAVASCIFGATDSWHGSLLAAALIGFVGPLSAIGAILGGIDYSGLDHLMVLACGGLLPCFGSIVKRAVKLDKRRTVSGLIVGVGFASICLTFTKLVCLHTPYCNSAPEAVR
- the LOC113732277 gene encoding premnaspirodiene oxygenase — its product is MMDLTSNFIACFLLLAVVTALIKKRKRSKASQKLPPSPWKLPFVGHLHHLLGSPPYRALAKLAQKHGALMHLQLGEISSIVVSSPRLAREILKTHDLALSDRAEILASKIVCYDSTNIAGSPYGPYWRQMRKICTMELLGAEKVRSFGSIMQDEAWHLISSIQALSVAGAPINLTEKLSSYTSSMVFRAAFGKVSRWHKDTFVQVLKQALPVVSTFDVSDLFPSYKMLHPFSRVSTKFMKMHQKIDKIFDNIIAERVDNLARTRKGMGESSDEDLSDVLLRVKESGDLQIPITNNNIKAVLIDLFTGGLANVPAAVEWAMAEMIRNPYVMAKAQIEIRGAFMGKKTTIEETDVQDLEYLKLVVKETLRLHPPAALLLPRECREQCEIDGYIIPIKTRVIVNVWAIGRDPEYWDDPESFRPERFENSSIDFTGTHFEYLPFGAGRRMCPGISFAMPNIELPLALLLYHFDWKLPTSLHSNGLDMSEAVGFSARRKQHLCLLASLCDPAHDIACQTPVTD